In Helicobacter anatolicus, a single genomic region encodes these proteins:
- a CDS encoding outer membrane beta-barrel protein, whose protein sequence is MQNTLVYGSITLALTNFMFAENIDNEIQRLENKPLELKQRNQQLSSDLEAGKVTDNKIQKDSLQAKKVKVKDKNGFFLGIEAVLGSSSYTRYTTEALYNSAFNYSSRSTTFDGGLLLGYQWYFGETQKHGLKLSGHLYSGFGRGYNKSNKTHVSIHDSGGYHLYAGINHTLIPIKVGFDIKYLWDFLEKKNHILGLNVGLGYEFSYYISNFNVKRGLFHKETPIISRDIWEPTPSSLINQEIYPTIGLHYNYKHHQMELNYRFGGILRIHNSRTLLKEKAQEPDGLRVYDLARFSFLTQSYIALNYAYRF, encoded by the coding sequence ATGCAAAATACTTTAGTATATGGTAGCATAACCCTAGCCTTAACAAACTTCATGTTTGCAGAAAATATAGATAATGAAATTCAAAGATTAGAAAATAAACCCCTAGAATTAAAGCAAAGAAATCAACAACTCTCTTCAGACTTAGAAGCAGGAAAAGTAACTGACAATAAAATACAAAAAGATTCACTTCAAGCAAAAAAAGTTAAAGTAAAAGACAAAAATGGCTTCTTTTTGGGGATAGAAGCAGTCTTGGGAAGTAGTAGTTATACAAGATATACGACAGAGGCTTTATATAATTCTGCCTTTAATTATTCCAGTAGATCTACTACTTTTGATGGTGGTTTATTACTTGGGTATCAATGGTATTTTGGAGAAACACAAAAACATGGATTAAAGCTCTCAGGTCATCTTTATAGTGGTTTTGGAAGGGGGTATAACAAATCAAATAAAACCCATGTTTCAATTCACGATTCTGGTGGATACCATTTGTATGCAGGTATAAATCATACCCTTATTCCTATTAAAGTTGGATTTGATATTAAATATCTTTGGGATTTTTTAGAAAAAAAGAATCATATTTTAGGGCTTAATGTGGGTTTAGGATATGAGTTTAGTTATTATATTAGCAATTTTAATGTTAAAAGAGGTTTATTTCATAAAGAAACACCAATTATAAGTCGCGACATATGGGAACCTACTCCATCAAGTCTTATCAATCAAGAAATTTATCCCACCATTGGATTACATTATAATTATAAACATCATCAAATGGAATTAAATTATCGTTTTGGTGGAATTTTAAGAATACATAATAGTAGAACTCTATTAAAAGAAAAAGCTCAAGAACCAGATGGTCTTAGAGTTTATGACCTTGCAAGATTTAGCTTTCTTACTCAAAGTTATATTGCTTTAAATTATGCTTATCGGTTTTAG